A single region of the Acuticoccus sediminis genome encodes:
- a CDS encoding ABC transporter ATP-binding protein has protein sequence MAEIALQDVHKAFGDFTAVRSSSFTIRNGEFFVMLGPSGCGKTTTLRMIAGLELPTSGRILLDGEDVTFNRASQRDIAFVFQLFALYPHMNVRQNISFPLRTQRLPRREVRARTEEVARMLQIDGILERRVSGLAAGDRQRVALGRAIVRRAKAFLMDEPLGALDAEFRETMCEELRLLHDRIGATTVYVTHDQIEAMAMADRICVMNRGEVLQIGPPMEVYARPATRFVAGFLGSPSMNFLPAEGRIAVGATSIRVGGATLAMPAVREGLAGPEAVIGARPEHIAITDEGPLRGRVFAVEYMGARQLVTVDTEAGRLRVRTPNTVRVAAGETVGLAFDAERLIVFDPVSDRAVASALFDAPAEMEAA, from the coding sequence ATGGCCGAAATCGCCCTCCAGGACGTCCACAAGGCCTTCGGGGACTTCACCGCGGTCCGCTCGTCCTCCTTCACCATCCGGAACGGCGAGTTCTTCGTGATGCTCGGCCCGTCCGGCTGCGGCAAGACCACGACCTTGCGGATGATCGCCGGACTGGAGCTGCCGACCTCGGGGCGCATCCTCCTCGACGGCGAGGACGTGACCTTCAACCGTGCCTCGCAGCGGGACATCGCGTTCGTCTTCCAGCTCTTCGCGCTCTACCCGCACATGAACGTGCGGCAGAACATCTCCTTTCCGCTGCGCACCCAGCGCCTCCCCCGCCGCGAGGTGCGCGCGCGTACCGAAGAGGTGGCGAGGATGCTGCAGATCGACGGTATCCTCGAGCGCCGCGTCTCGGGCCTTGCCGCCGGCGACCGGCAGCGCGTCGCGCTCGGCCGGGCGATCGTGCGGCGCGCCAAGGCGTTCCTGATGGACGAGCCGCTCGGCGCGCTCGACGCGGAGTTCCGCGAGACCATGTGCGAGGAGCTTAGGCTGCTGCACGACCGGATCGGCGCCACCACCGTCTACGTCACCCACGACCAGATCGAGGCGATGGCGATGGCGGACCGGATCTGCGTCATGAACCGGGGCGAGGTGCTTCAGATCGGCCCGCCGATGGAGGTCTACGCCCGCCCCGCGACACGCTTCGTCGCCGGCTTCCTGGGGAGTCCGTCCATGAACTTCCTGCCCGCCGAGGGGCGGATCGCGGTGGGGGCGACGTCGATCCGCGTCGGCGGGGCGACGCTCGCCATGCCGGCCGTGCGCGAGGGGCTCGCCGGGCCGGAGGCGGTCATCGGCGCGCGGCCGGAGCATATCGCCATCACCGACGAGGGGCCGCTCCGGGGCCGCGTCTTCGCGGTCGAGTACATGGGCGCCCGCCAGCTCGTCACCGTCGACACCGAGGCCGGCAGGCTGCGCGTGCGCACGCCCAACACGGTGCGCGTGGCGGCCGGCGAGACGGTCGGCCTCGCGTTCGACGCCGAGCGGCTCATCGTCTTCGACCCGGTCAGCGACAGGGCCGTCGCCAGCGCGCTCTTCGATGCGCCCGCCGAGATGGAGGCCGCATGA
- a CDS encoding GFA family protein, which translates to MTAASAPATRTARCGCGALSATAKGEPAIVAMCSCTACQRRTGAPFGTLAWWDAADVAVTGTAQRYARVSERGRTIAYEFCPTCGSALVFRGEHLPGKVGIAIGGFADPAFPAPTVAVWDTTRHHWLDAIAAIPRLAEQRS; encoded by the coding sequence ATGACCGCCGCTTCCGCCCCCGCCACCCGAACGGCCCGCTGCGGCTGCGGCGCGCTCTCGGCGACGGCAAAGGGCGAGCCGGCGATCGTCGCGATGTGCAGCTGCACCGCGTGCCAGCGGCGCACGGGCGCGCCGTTCGGCACCCTCGCATGGTGGGACGCGGCGGACGTCGCCGTGACCGGCACGGCGCAGCGCTACGCCCGCGTCTCGGAGCGCGGACGGACGATCGCGTACGAGTTCTGCCCGACCTGCGGCTCGGCGCTCGTCTTCCGGGGGGAGCACCTTCCGGGCAAGGTGGGCATCGCCATCGGCGGGTTCGCCGACCCCGCCTTCCCGGCCCCGACGGTGGCGGTGTGGGACACGACGCGGCACCACTGGCTCGACGCCATCGCCGCGATCCCCCGCCTCGCCGAGCAGAGGAGCTGA